One Prunus dulcis chromosome 8, ALMONDv2, whole genome shotgun sequence DNA window includes the following coding sequences:
- the LOC117637576 gene encoding pathogen-related protein-like isoform X2 yields the protein MEKEKRTPNGGMVPLQTMVLSTSSLKKIWPPGSLEEQVQNLVKTWEMEMFHKTRDEDFKASDPKKYTFSLNGRKAVSLEEKRKLGGGYNSLLQTSLPDEFRCYNPAEETVDSAHRAFTTAFPRGFALEILHVYSGPPLIVYKFRHWGYMDGPFKGHAPTGEKVELFGMANFELDEHGKIVKVEFFFDRGELLGGLLKGTSFDSSSKEAALACPFLRNTG from the exons AtggagaaggagaaaagaaCACCAAATGGAGGTATGGTGCCCCTCCAAACTATGGTGCTGTCAACAAGCTCTTTGAAGAAG ATATGGCCTCCGGGATCACTAGAAGAACAAGTGCAAAACCTTGTAAAGACATGGGAAATGGAGATGTTCCATAAAACAAGGGATGAAGACTTTAAAGCAAGTGATCCTAAGAAGTACACATTCAGCCTAAATG GAAGGAAAGCTGTAAGTTTGGAAGAGAAGCGAAAGCTTGGGGGAGGCTACAACTCTTTGCTGCAAACCTCATTGCCGGATGAGTTCCGGTGCTACAACCCGGCAGAAGAAACGGTGGATTCAGCTCATAGGGCTTTCACAACCGCATTTCCGCGCGGGTTTGCTCTAGAGATTCTCCATGTGTACTCTGGTCCTCCACTGATCGTATACAAGTTCAGGCACTGGGGTTACATGGACGGTCCTTTCAAAGGTCATGCCCCTACCGGAGAAAAGGTTGAACTCTTTGGGATGGCAAACTTTGAG TTGGATGAACATGGGAAAATTGTGAAGGTTGAGTTCTTTTTCGACCGCGGAGAACTTCTTGGAGGCCTTCTGAAGGGAACAAGCTTTGACAGTTCCAGTAAAGAGGCAGCTTTAGCTTGCCCATTCTTGAGGAACACAGGGTAG
- the LOC117637637 gene encoding pathogen-related protein-like isoform X3 encodes MAASSADQKDKYRSYLYGEGEKNTKWRFGAPPNYDVVNKLFEEGRTKIWPPGSPEEMVQNLLKTYEMELFHKACVDDFKSIDPKKFTLSLNGREGLSLEGIKKLGGGYNSLLQSSLPEEFQIYKPSVETADSSHRAFTTTFPRGFAVEILQVYSGPPQIVYKFRHWAYMEGPFKGHAPTGELVEFYGMAIFGVDEHMKIVSVEFFYDPGELLGALVKGAKIENYAGEMTTGCPILRSTG; translated from the exons ATGGCAGCTTCAAGTGCTGATCAGAAAGATAAATATCGTTCGTATTTATATGGAGAGGGAGAAAAGAACACCAAATGGAGGTTTGGTGCCCCTCCCAACTATGATGTTGTTAACAAGCTCTTCGAAGAAGGCAGAACCAag ATATGGCCACCTGGGTCACCCGAAGAAATGGTACAGAACCTTTTGAAGACGTATGAAATGGAGCTTTTCCACAAGGCATGCGTCGACGACTTCAAATCAATAGATCCAAAAAAGTTCACTCTCAGCCTAAATG GGAGAGAAGGATTAAGTTTGGAAGGTATAAAGAAACTGGGTGGAGGCTATAACTCATTGCTGCAGTCGTCTCTACCAGAGGAATTCCAGATCTACAAACCATCTGTGGAAACAGCAGATTCATCTCATCGAGCTTTCACCACTACTTTCCCTCGTGGCTTTGCTGTGGAGATCCTCCAAGTCTACTCTGGGCCACCACAAATAGTTTACAAGTTCAGGCATTGGGCTTACATGGAGGGCCCTTTCAAAGGCCATGCCCCTACCGGAGAACTGGTAGAATTTTATGGCATGGCAATTTTTGGG GTGGATGAGCATATGAAAATTGTAAGTGTGGAGTTCTTTTATGATCCTGGAGAACTTCTTGGAGCCCTGGTGAAGGGtgctaaaattgaaaattatgcTGGAGAGATGACAACAGGGTGCCCTATCCTGAGGAGCACAGGGTAG
- the LOC117637576 gene encoding pathogen-related protein-like isoform X1 yields MASSGVKGDSYRCYLHGEGEKNTKWRYGAPPNYGAVNKLFEEGRTKIWPPGSLEEQVQNLVKTWEMEMFHKTRDEDFKASDPKKYTFSLNGRKAVSLEEKRKLGGGYNSLLQTSLPDEFRCYNPAEETVDSAHRAFTTAFPRGFALEILHVYSGPPLIVYKFRHWGYMDGPFKGHAPTGEKVELFGMANFELDEHGKIVKVEFFFDRGELLGGLLKGTSFDSSSKEAALACPFLRNTG; encoded by the exons ATGGCCTCTTCAGGAGTTAAGGGAGACAGTTATCGTTGCTATTTGCAtggagaaggagaaaagaaCACCAAATGGAGGTATGGTGCCCCTCCAAACTATGGTGCTGTCAACAAGCTCTTTGAAGAAGGTAGAACcaag ATATGGCCTCCGGGATCACTAGAAGAACAAGTGCAAAACCTTGTAAAGACATGGGAAATGGAGATGTTCCATAAAACAAGGGATGAAGACTTTAAAGCAAGTGATCCTAAGAAGTACACATTCAGCCTAAATG GAAGGAAAGCTGTAAGTTTGGAAGAGAAGCGAAAGCTTGGGGGAGGCTACAACTCTTTGCTGCAAACCTCATTGCCGGATGAGTTCCGGTGCTACAACCCGGCAGAAGAAACGGTGGATTCAGCTCATAGGGCTTTCACAACCGCATTTCCGCGCGGGTTTGCTCTAGAGATTCTCCATGTGTACTCTGGTCCTCCACTGATCGTATACAAGTTCAGGCACTGGGGTTACATGGACGGTCCTTTCAAAGGTCATGCCCCTACCGGAGAAAAGGTTGAACTCTTTGGGATGGCAAACTTTGAG TTGGATGAACATGGGAAAATTGTGAAGGTTGAGTTCTTTTTCGACCGCGGAGAACTTCTTGGAGGCCTTCTGAAGGGAACAAGCTTTGACAGTTCCAGTAAAGAGGCAGCTTTAGCTTGCCCATTCTTGAGGAACACAGGGTAG
- the LOC117636421 gene encoding protein ACCELERATED CELL DEATH 6-like, which yields MEEIHEFERERRALDQMKGPYRWAMYEDWERLRRYYKDNPTEVLNPLTTYNDNALHLVVFAGRMDMLQFLISLIREPQMLRRALIMKNRHGNTTLHEVAPSGNLEAAVLLVDLDNNVRGELADVSYEGVLEIRNQLGETPVYRAASFGHTELVQYLVKKVGRKNIMPHLQRSSDQTSILHSAVIGQNFETALWLLKEYPDLADRKESNGLTSLQLLAQMPSAFQAKFRKSIWKMLIYKCLFNDDNIDRIPPNDLESRINQPCQSSCSKKITKFRSPGSRMMLEKMQNENSLLELTYLLIEKDYSWMTSREDDVRRDDDTNHTPLLIAARNGISEIVKKMLELHPQSVEAHNIDEQQNILHVAIMHRWLEIFKLIKKSRLITSRMAMKIDSNGNTILHQAATMRYYSADTQRLGGPALQLQDELLWMVRVKKIISPHYIMKHNRENKTAEQLFNSEHAKLLQSAQTWIKETAQSCSTVAALVATVVYAAAYTAPGGNDSNGVPVLRHSSFFFTFAVADTVSLISSLASLVTFLSILTSPLEYQDFYRSLPFRLHLGFTLLFFSLITTMLTFTATILLLIHPQKKWTTSLIFVVSFLPVPVCGLMQLPLFKGFSQGLKYIFKKITRIKISIFPVRGN from the exons ATGGAAGAGATTCATGAgtttgaaagagagagaagggcaCTGGATCAAATGAAAGGGCCATATCGATGGGCCATGTACGAGGACTGGGAACGCCTAAGACGATATTACAAGGATAATCCAACCGAAGTACTTAATCCATTGACAACGTACAATGACAATGCACTTCACCTTGTAGTCTTCGCTGGACGCATGGACATGCTGCAGTTTTTGATTTCACTGATAAGAGAACCTCAGATGTTACGCCGTGCGTTGATAATGAAGAATAGGCATGGCAACACCACTCTACATGAGGTGGCGCCGTCTGGAAATTTGGAAGCAGCAGTGCTCTTGGTGGACCTGGATAACAACGTTAGGGGTGAGCTTGCTGATGTTAGCTATGAAGGTGTCTTAGAGATTCGAAACCAGTTAGGAGAGACCCCAGTCTACAGGGCCGCTTCTTTCGGTCACACAGAGTTGGTCCAATATTTGGTCAAAAAAGTGGGCCGCAAAAATATAATGCCGCACTTGCAAAGAAGTAGTGATCAAACATCCATTCTTCACAGCGCAGTTAttggccaaaattttg AGACTGCTCTTTGGTTACTAAAAGAGTACCCAGATCTTGCGGACAGAAAGGAAAGCAATGGACTGACAAGTCTTCAATTGCTAGCCCAAATGCCATCTGCCTTCCAAGCCAAATTTCGCAAAAGCATATGGAAGATGCTCATTTATAAAT GCCTTTTTAATGATGATAATATTGATCGGATCCCACCAAATGACTTGGAGAGCAGGATCAATCAGCCTTGCCAATCAAGTTGTTCAAAGAAGATTACGA AATTCAGAAGCCCAGGAAGCCGTATGATGTTAGAGAAAatgcaaaatgaaaattcactATTGGAACTCACTTATTTGCTCATCGAAAAGGACTATTCATGGATGACATCAAGGGAAGATGATGTTCGCCGTGATGATGATACGAACCATACCCCATTGCTCATAGCGGCTAGAAACGGAATAtcagaaattgtgaaaaagaTGTTGGAGTTACACCCTCAATCGGTTGAGGCTCACAATATTGATGAGCAACAAAACATTTTGCACGTGGCCATTATGCATCGCTGGTTGGAGATCTTTAAGCTTATAAAAAAGAGCAGATTAATAACATCAAGGATGGCTATGAAGATTGACAGCAATGGCAACACCATATTGCATCAAGCTGCAACTATGAGATATTACTCTGCAGACACTCAGCGCCTAGGTGGTCCAGCGTTACAATTACAGGACGAATTGCTGTGGATGGTG CGTGTGAAAAAGATTATTTCACCTCATTACATCATGAAGCACAACAGGGAAAATAAGACAGCGGAGCAGCTCTTCAATAGTGAGCACGCAAAACTTCTTCAGTCGGCTCAAACATGGATAAAAGAGACTGCTCAGTCATGTTCGACTGTGGCGGCTTTGGTGGCCACCGTTGTCTATGCAGCGGCCTACACGGCTCCCGGGGGTAATGATTCAAACGGGGTTCCTGTTCTACGgcattcttctttcttcttcacatTTGCCGTTGCTGACACAGTCTCGCTCATCAGTTCATTGGCTTCTTTGGTCACGTTTCTCTCTATCCTGACATCGCCGCTTGAGTACCAAGACTTTTATCGTTCTCTTCCATTCAGGCTGCATTTGGGGTTCACCCTTCTGTTCTTCTCACTAATAACCACCATGCTCACCTTTACTGCTACTATTTTGCTCTTGATTCATCCCCAAAAGAAATGGACAACGTCcctcatttttgttgtttcatttCTTCCTGTCCCTGTGTGTGGCCTCATGCAGCTTCCTTTGTTTAAGGGATTTTCCCAGGGTTTGAAATacatttttaagaaaattaccagaattaaaatttcaattttccctGTAAGAGGAAACTGA